In a single window of the Micromonospora sp. WMMD1155 genome:
- a CDS encoding siderophore-interacting protein translates to MTERPRNVTSARVLRTERPTPHLIRLVLGGDELAGLPVGEFTDHYIKVVFPQPGVAYPEPLDLAAIRRDLPREQWPRLRAYTVRRWDPLAQELTVDVVYHGDEGLAGPWAAALRPGDPVHFVGPGGAYAPSPEADWHLLVGDESALPAIAAALERLPVGAPAHVFVEIADPEEEQKLLSPGAVEVTWLHRGERPVGEALVAAVRALEFPAGQVHAFVHGEAAFVRHLRRLLRGERGVPLDRLSISGYWRRGMDDEGWRSTKADWNRQVAAEEVAALPG, encoded by the coding sequence ATGACGGAACGCCCCAGGAACGTCACCTCGGCCCGGGTGCTGCGCACCGAGCGGCCCACCCCGCACCTGATCCGGCTCGTCCTCGGCGGGGACGAGCTGGCCGGTCTGCCGGTGGGCGAGTTCACCGACCACTACATCAAGGTGGTGTTCCCGCAGCCCGGCGTCGCGTACCCCGAGCCGTTGGACCTCGCCGCGATCCGCCGGGACCTGCCCCGGGAGCAGTGGCCCCGGCTGCGCGCGTACACGGTGCGGCGGTGGGATCCGCTGGCGCAGGAGTTGACCGTCGACGTCGTGTACCACGGCGACGAGGGGTTGGCCGGTCCCTGGGCCGCCGCGCTGCGCCCGGGTGACCCCGTGCACTTCGTCGGCCCCGGTGGGGCGTACGCCCCGAGCCCGGAGGCGGACTGGCACCTGCTGGTCGGCGACGAGAGCGCCCTGCCGGCGATCGCCGCCGCGCTGGAACGGCTGCCGGTGGGTGCCCCGGCCCACGTCTTCGTGGAGATCGCCGACCCGGAGGAGGAGCAGAAGCTGCTCAGCCCGGGAGCGGTCGAGGTGACCTGGTTGCACCGCGGCGAACGCCCGGTGGGCGAGGCGCTTGTCGCGGCGGTGCGGGCGTTGGAGTTCCCGGCCGGTCAGGTGCACGCCTTCGTGCACGGCGAGGCGGCCTTCGTCCGGCACCTGCGCCGGCTGCTGCGCGGCGAGCGGGGTGTGCCGCTCGACCGGCTCTCCATCTCCGGTTACTGGCGGCGTGGCATGGACGACGAGGGTTGGCGGTCCACCAAGGCCGACTGGAATCGACAGGTGGCGGCCGAGGAAGTGGCCGCCCTTCCCGGGTGA
- a CDS encoding type II toxin-antitoxin system prevent-host-death family antitoxin, producing the protein MSSVSVREFSYNPSGMFARAEQGETIEITRHGKVIAVLLPGSGALGRYAPLVAKGVIKLKATTTSDLDQVPRFALPEGADPLDVLLAERAEDER; encoded by the coding sequence ATGAGCAGCGTCTCCGTGCGCGAGTTCTCGTACAACCCAAGCGGAATGTTCGCCCGGGCCGAGCAGGGCGAGACGATCGAGATCACCCGACATGGCAAGGTGATCGCCGTCCTATTGCCGGGTTCGGGCGCCCTGGGGCGTTACGCTCCGCTGGTAGCCAAGGGCGTGATCAAGCTCAAGGCCACCACTACGAGTGACCTTGACCAAGTCCCCCGGTTTGCATTGCCGGAGGGCGCGGATCCACTGGATGTGCTGCTGGCCGAGCGGGCCGAGGACGAGCGGTGA
- a CDS encoding low temperature requirement protein A, translating to MRRVRRTAPHLPGWVAAWTGLGGRAPQADEAGHRHATWLELFLDLIFVYALAAVVRRLGDDPTPSPGAVLAVLGLFVVVQWAWLGQVFYDTRFDPDDVPHRLLVLVALVGAGTITLGADEVPESVLLPVGYLIVRGVLLLLYLRARPTGPMARTVTTIYLLGFGSGWLIWLASLATPTNTRPTLWIVAMLIELATPWVGKRWLNRFPVDDQHLPERIGQFTIIVLGSALASLLFAVPDHPRPHMIVTAGLAFLVPAAVWWVYTTFVTTREPRRRLRGGQTYSYLHIPLGGALLLLGWALGQMVRLADDEVARLPTELRLVLAASITAWMLCGLALHWVWNRPSIGRLGIALYGMGSTILVTTTVHEPKLMLSLLSLAIVGYAVLLTRRLTATAED from the coding sequence ATGCGCAGGGTACGGAGGACCGCCCCCCACCTGCCCGGATGGGTGGCCGCGTGGACGGGGCTGGGCGGACGGGCCCCGCAGGCGGACGAGGCCGGGCACCGCCACGCCACCTGGCTGGAACTCTTCCTCGACCTCATCTTCGTGTATGCGCTGGCGGCCGTGGTGCGCCGACTGGGCGACGACCCCACCCCGTCACCGGGCGCCGTGCTGGCCGTGCTCGGGCTCTTCGTGGTGGTCCAGTGGGCCTGGTTGGGCCAGGTCTTCTACGACACCCGATTCGACCCGGACGACGTGCCGCACCGGCTCCTGGTGCTGGTCGCGCTGGTCGGCGCGGGGACGATCACGCTCGGGGCGGACGAGGTGCCGGAGAGCGTGCTCCTGCCGGTCGGGTACCTGATCGTGCGGGGGGTGCTGCTCCTGTTGTACCTGCGCGCCCGGCCGACCGGCCCGATGGCCCGTACGGTGACCACGATCTACCTGCTCGGCTTCGGGTCGGGCTGGCTGATCTGGTTGGCCTCGCTGGCCACACCCACCAACACGCGCCCGACGTTGTGGATCGTCGCGATGCTCATCGAGTTGGCCACCCCGTGGGTCGGCAAGCGCTGGCTGAACCGGTTTCCGGTCGACGACCAGCACCTGCCGGAACGGATCGGACAGTTCACCATCATCGTGCTGGGGAGCGCACTTGCCAGCCTCCTCTTCGCGGTGCCCGACCATCCCCGGCCGCACATGATCGTGACGGCCGGACTGGCGTTCCTGGTACCGGCGGCGGTCTGGTGGGTCTACACCACCTTCGTCACCACCCGCGAGCCACGGCGGCGGCTGCGCGGCGGCCAGACGTACAGCTACCTGCACATCCCGCTCGGCGGCGCGCTGCTGCTGCTCGGCTGGGCGCTCGGGCAGATGGTCCGGCTGGCCGACGACGAGGTGGCCCGGCTGCCGACGGAGCTGCGGCTCGTGCTGGCCGCCTCGATCACCGCGTGGATGCTGTGCGGGCTGGCGTTGCACTGGGTGTGGAACCGGCCGAGCATCGGCCGCCTGGGCATCGCCCTCTACGGCATGGGCTCGACCATCCTGGTCACCACGACGGTGCATGAGCCGAAGCTGATGCTGTCCCTGCTGTCGCTGGCGATCGTCGGGTACGCGGTGCTGCTCACCCGGCGACTCACCGCGACGGCCGAGGACTGA
- a CDS encoding deoxyguanosinetriphosphate triphosphohydrolase, whose translation MELAGAEARLVEESPKDTGHRRSPYERDRARVLHSAAFRRLATKTQVHTAGTDDFLRTRLTHSLEVAQIAREMGARLGCDPDVVDVAGLAHDLGHPPFGHNGEAALDLLATPCGGFEGNAQTLRVLTRLEAKVLAPDGSSAGLNLTRASLDAIGKYPWPRRPGERKFGVYADDAVVFDWIRDGAPGDRRCLEAQVMDWADDVAYSVHDVEDGIHGGYVTLRPLLADADERAALCADVAGAYSVESAADLAEVLVELLADPLLAPLAGYDGSHRAQVALKATTSGVTGRFVSAAVAATEERFGPGPHRRYAADLVVPRLVRAQCALLKGIALRYVMRRSGFRGRYERQRTILAELVAALVRRAPDGLDPTFAVLWRDAPDDAARLRVVVDQVASLTDPAAVTWHTRLAGGSAPPTHRGAA comes from the coding sequence ATTGAGCTTGCGGGGGCGGAGGCCCGGCTGGTCGAGGAGTCGCCCAAGGACACCGGACACCGCCGCTCACCGTACGAGCGTGACCGTGCCCGGGTGCTGCACTCCGCGGCGTTCCGACGGCTGGCCACCAAGACCCAGGTGCACACCGCCGGCACCGACGACTTCCTGCGTACGCGGCTGACCCACTCGCTGGAGGTGGCCCAGATCGCCCGGGAGATGGGTGCCCGGCTGGGGTGCGACCCGGACGTGGTGGACGTGGCCGGGCTGGCCCACGACCTCGGGCACCCGCCGTTCGGGCACAACGGTGAGGCGGCCCTGGACCTGCTGGCCACGCCGTGCGGCGGCTTCGAGGGCAACGCGCAGACCCTGCGGGTGTTGACCCGCCTGGAGGCGAAGGTGCTCGCCCCGGACGGCTCGTCCGCCGGGCTCAACCTGACCAGGGCGTCGCTCGACGCGATCGGCAAGTACCCCTGGCCGCGCCGCCCCGGCGAGCGCAAGTTCGGGGTGTACGCCGACGACGCGGTGGTCTTCGACTGGATCCGGGACGGTGCGCCGGGCGACCGCCGCTGCCTGGAGGCGCAGGTGATGGACTGGGCCGACGACGTCGCGTACTCGGTGCACGACGTGGAGGACGGCATCCACGGCGGGTACGTGACGCTGCGCCCGCTGCTGGCCGACGCCGACGAACGGGCGGCGCTCTGTGCCGACGTGGCCGGCGCGTACTCGGTGGAGTCCGCCGCCGACCTGGCCGAGGTGCTGGTCGAGTTGCTGGCCGACCCGCTGCTCGCCCCGCTGGCCGGGTACGACGGCAGTCATCGCGCGCAGGTCGCGTTGAAGGCGACCACCAGTGGGGTGACCGGGCGATTCGTGTCCGCCGCGGTGGCCGCCACCGAGGAGCGGTTCGGGCCCGGGCCGCACCGCCGTTACGCCGCCGACCTGGTGGTGCCCCGGCTGGTGCGGGCGCAGTGCGCCCTGCTCAAGGGGATCGCGCTGCGGTACGTGATGCGTCGGTCCGGCTTCCGGGGCCGCTACGAGCGGCAGCGGACGATCCTGGCGGAGTTGGTCGCCGCGCTGGTCCGGCGTGCGCCGGACGGGCTCGACCCGACCTTCGCCGTGCTGTGGCGGGACGCCCCGGACGACGCGGCCCGCCTGCGGGTCGTCGTCGACCAGGTCGCCTCGCTCACCGACCCGGCGGCCGTGACCTGGCACACCCGTCTGGCGGGTGGGAGTGCTCCGCCGACTCACCGCGGGGCAGCTTAG
- a CDS encoding TAXI family TRAP transporter solute-binding subunit: MRRIDVRLAAGLSVLALVAGCGGQQGGAATDDTASEVTCEVTKETRVGIATGNATGVYYVVGNALAGQLSGATGGKLTGTAAETGASVQNVEQLVAGQYDVAFSLFDTAVNAVEGKGSFTSPQPVQALARIYDNYTQVVVRNDSGITSVADMRGKRISTGSPKSGTEVIANRLLEAAGLDPAKDIRAQRLDLTKTVEGIKDGSVDGFFWSGGLPTGGLTDLFTTAGDTVRFVDLAPLLPKMAALSPGYQEGTIGRDAYQTAADTPTIVVPNVLLVRKDLDANVACAITRTVFDKRDALAQANPAAKGISLERARRTLPVPLHRGADKALTDLGAN; the protein is encoded by the coding sequence GTGAGACGAATCGACGTACGGCTCGCCGCGGGCCTGAGCGTGCTCGCCCTCGTCGCGGGTTGCGGAGGTCAGCAGGGCGGTGCGGCCACCGACGACACGGCCAGCGAGGTCACCTGCGAGGTGACCAAGGAGACCCGCGTCGGCATCGCCACCGGCAACGCGACGGGCGTCTACTACGTGGTCGGCAACGCCCTGGCCGGGCAGTTGTCCGGGGCGACCGGCGGCAAGCTCACCGGCACCGCCGCCGAGACCGGCGCCTCGGTGCAGAACGTCGAACAGCTCGTCGCCGGCCAGTACGACGTGGCGTTCTCGCTGTTCGACACGGCCGTGAACGCGGTCGAGGGCAAGGGCAGCTTCACCTCGCCGCAGCCGGTGCAGGCACTGGCCCGCATCTACGACAACTACACGCAGGTGGTGGTCCGCAACGACTCCGGGATCACCTCGGTGGCCGACATGCGCGGCAAGCGCATCTCCACCGGCTCACCGAAGTCCGGCACCGAGGTGATCGCGAACCGGCTGTTGGAGGCCGCCGGTCTCGACCCGGCGAAGGACATCCGGGCGCAGCGCCTGGACCTGACCAAGACGGTCGAGGGGATCAAGGACGGAAGCGTCGACGGGTTCTTCTGGTCCGGTGGTCTGCCCACCGGGGGCCTCACCGACCTGTTCACCACGGCCGGCGACACGGTGAGGTTCGTCGACCTCGCGCCGCTGCTGCCGAAGATGGCCGCGCTGAGCCCCGGCTACCAGGAGGGCACGATCGGCCGGGACGCGTACCAGACGGCGGCCGACACCCCGACGATCGTCGTACCCAATGTGTTGTTGGTCCGCAAGGACCTGGACGCCAACGTCGCCTGCGCGATCACGCGGACGGTGTTCGACAAGCGCGACGCCCTGGCCCAGGCCAACCCGGCGGCCAAGGGGATCTCGCTGGAGAGGGCCCGCAGGACCCTGCCGGTGCCGCTGCACCGGGGCGCCGACAAGGCGTTGACGGACCTCGGCGCGAACTGA
- a CDS encoding type II toxin-antitoxin system VapC family toxin, with translation MIYLDASAIITLVSGRSYATELRDFLAGYPGLPMGTSTLGFVETVRTLDRMGDFPDAMTDLVRSFTEILLTEEVRDAAASLPTGLRTLDAIHVASAQIIGPALTTLVTYDKRMLDVAHSVGLPCSAPGLDERQS, from the coding sequence GTGATCTACCTCGACGCCTCGGCCATCATCACCCTGGTTTCAGGCCGCTCGTACGCGACGGAGCTGCGGGACTTCCTCGCCGGGTATCCGGGCCTACCCATGGGCACGAGCACCCTCGGTTTCGTGGAGACCGTCCGAACGCTGGACCGCATGGGCGACTTTCCTGACGCGATGACCGATCTCGTGCGCAGCTTCACCGAGATTCTGCTCACCGAGGAGGTTCGGGACGCCGCTGCATCCCTGCCGACCGGACTCCGGACGCTGGACGCCATTCACGTAGCAAGCGCGCAGATCATCGGTCCCGCGCTGACCACACTGGTCACCTACGACAAGCGGATGCTCGACGTCGCTCACTCCGTCGGGCTGCCCTGTTCGGCTCCAGGCCTCGACGAACGACAAAGTTGA